Part of the Pseudomonadota bacterium genome is shown below.
CCGGGGAATTCCCAAAGATTGGGCAGGACCGCGCCTTGGCGGCGCTGGGTTATCAGATAGCGCCCCTCGGACTCGATCACCGCTGCTACGACGCGGATCCTTCTCTGCTGCATGCGACTGGTCTTACTACTCTCGCAGACTGAGTGTACGCGATCAGGGATCCAGGACACTAGCCAAGCTGCCGACCTCAGTGCAAGGGGTAGCCGCTGACGGTGTCCAGGTGGGGGCGCTCGACGGAGACTACACAGCTCGTGATCAGGTCTCTGCCGCTGTTCTCGAAGCAGATCGACTCGCCGATGCGGGGTAGCCCCGGATTGGCACGAATCGACCCGTTGTCACAGAAGCGGATGGCACCCTGCACCCGCTGGCGCAGCGCAAGGTGCCGGACCAGCCAGCGGCCGCTGCTACGATCGCGGACGGCCACGCAGGTATCCTTGCGCATGTGGTACTCCGTGTTTCGGGTAACGTAGACTCTGTGGATTCTTCTCTCGGGTCCCGAGTAAGCCATCAGCCGACCTCCCACCAGTCACCGCTGGTATTAAAGTCAAGATAGGGCTCACCGATCCCCAACGCCAAGTTTTCGGCAGCGGCCGGTGGTCCGCCGACTCGGTCGGCGCCGGTACGCGAGATCGTGTATAGATCCCACGTGAACGAACTGCTGCCCTTGCTGCTCGAACCGAACAACTTCGCACCCGAAGAGCGCACGCCGTGGGGTGGCAACAAGCTGGTGCGAGGGACCAAAGCCGGTCTGGCGCGAGGGAGCGCGGCCGCAGCGGGCGCCGGCTCCGTGGGCGAAGCGTGGGAGCTGTCCCTGGGTCCCGAGCTCCCGAGCCGGCTGCTGGAAGGTGGGGCGCCGCTCGCAAACGCGATCCGGACGAGCCCGCTCGAGTGGCTGGGCGCCGAGGCCCGTCTCGGGCGTGCCGGGACAGCCCTGATGGTCAAGCTCATCGACACCCGCGAACCGTTGTCGCTACAGGTTCACCCGCCTGACAGCTACGAAGGGCTGGGGCCTGACGAATCGGGAAAGGAGGAGTGCTGGTACGTGCTGGACTGTAGACCGGGGTCCGGGGTGATGCTCGGTTTCCGTCCCGGTGTGACGCGGGCGCGGGTTGCCCGCTGTCTCGCAGCTGGCCGCGATCCGTCCCACATGCTGCAGTTCGTGCACGTCGCTCCGGGCGATTTCTTGATGGTCGCGCCAGGAACCCCTCACGCCATCGGCGAGGGCCTCACGTTGGCTGAGGTCCAACATGTGCTCCCGGGACACCGGGGCGTGACCTACCGCTACTGGGATTGGGGGCGGCGCTACGACGAGGACGGGAAACCGAGCACAGGGGGTGAGTCGCGAACGCTGCATGTCGAGTCCTCCCTGGCGGTCACCGCCTGGGATACCCACGTGAATCCGGAGCGAGCTCGGGCCCGGATGGGCCGCGTAAACCGACACGCACAGCCGGCGATCCAGTGGCTTTGTGGTACCGGGACAGCACGGGTGGCCTCCACGCGGTTGCGCGTGGGCATCGTAGCAGGTCACGGATCGCTTCCACTGCCCGCGGCCAATGTGCTTAGAGCACTCACGGTGTTCGATGGGCGAATCGAGCTGCTCTCACGTCCCCGCTGCAGCGTGCCTTGCGGCTACACGGCCGTGCTGCCGGCCAGTTTGGGGCCGCTAACAGCGCGGCTCCACGGCGCCCACGCCATGCTCAGCGCCGTCCTGATTCCGCATCCAGACCGAAGCGAGCTGCCCGCGAAAGCATGACCCACGCGTTTGGACGAGGGCCGGGTGCCGCTGGCAATGGCGAGGCGCAACGACGAGGAAGCCTTGACGCGAGCCGCGCCCTGGTGGAGATTCGACCGCCCCATGAGCCAGCCGCCCGTTCAGATCCTCGGCGCAGGCCTGACAGGAATGTCCGCGGCATACCATCTGGGCGACGACTGCGAAGTACACGAGAAGCAGCGACGCGCGGGCGGTCACGTGGTCACCGACGAGGACCGGGGCTTTCGCTTCGACCGCACCGGCCACCTGCTGCACCTCCGCGACCCCGACATCAGCAGCTGGGTCAAGCAACTGCTCGGTGAAGATGCGCTTCAGATCAGTCGGCGCAGCAGAGTCTTCAGCCATGGCACCTATACGCGCTATCCCTACCAGGCCAACACCTTCGGACTGCCGCCAGCGGTAGCCTACGAATGCCTCATGGGATTCCTCGAGGCCCTGGCCCGGCGCGAGCAGATGCCCGAGCCCGCCAGCCTCGAAGACTACTTCCTGAAGTTCTTCGGGGCAGGATTCAGCCGCCACTTCATGGTGCCCTACAACACCAAGCTGTGGGGCGTTCATCCACGTGAGATCACGGCCGACTGGTGTTCGCGCTTCGTCCCCCTGCCGACGCTGGAGGACGTGATCGCGGGTGCCGTGGGGCTCGGCGGCCGGGAGCTCGGATACAACGCGACCTTCACCTATCCGCGTCGCGGCATCGGAACCCTGAGCGATGCCATGCGCGATCTGCTAGGCAGTACGATCCGTCTTGGCAGCGCGCCACGCAGCATCGACTGGAGGGCCAAACGCCTGATCTTTGAAGACCGAGCCGTTCCCTACTCCGTGTTGATCTCGAGCGCACCGCTGAACAAGCTGGTCGCGCTGCTGAGTGGGCCGCCCCCGGAAATCATCGCGGCCGCAGCCAAGCTCCGCTGCAACGGGCTCTATTACCTGGACGTGGCCCTCGACGTCCCCTGCGGCGTGGACCTGCACTGGGCTTATGTCCCCGAAGAGCGTTTCCCGTTCTACCGCGTCGGCTGCTACTCGAACTTCAGCGCCGAGATGGCCCCGGAGGCAAAGGCCAACCTGTACGTGGAGCTCTCGTCGCGAAGCCCACCCGATCTACGTGACCTCAGCCCGCAGATCGTGCAGGGGCTCGTGGAGATGGGCCTAGTTCGCAGCAGCGACGATGTGCTGTTCATGCGCTTGCGGCACATGGAGCACGCGTACGTGGTCTTCGACCACGAATACTATGGTGCGCTCGCGTGCATACAGGACTTCCTAACACACGAGAATATCCTCAGCGCGGGGCGCTACGGCGGCTGGAACTACTCCTCCATGGAGGACGCGCTGATCTACGGGCGTGAGGCGGCGGTCCGAGCGCGAGCGTTGATCGGATGATCTACCGAGACCAGGCACCCTACGTTACGGTCGTGATTCCGGTCTACGACGAGGAGACGATTCTCGAATCCGCGGTGAGGGAGCTCCTGGGTCGTCTCGATCGCTTTGGTTGGTCCTATGAGCTTGTGCTCTCCGAAAACGGATCCACCGACGCGACCCGCCAAATCGCATCGGATCTGGCTCGAGAGTTTCCGCAGGTGCGGCAGCTGAACACCGAGGGTGCGAACTACGGCCGCGCGCTGCAGAGGGGAATTCTAGAAGCGCGGGGGCAGTATGTGATTTGTGACGAGATCGATCTGTGCGACACGGATTTCCACCAGCGCGCCATGGCGATCCTGGAAACCGGGGGCACGGACTTCGTCGTGGGATCCAAAGTCGCCGCCGGGTCCGAAGACCAGCGCCCGCTTGTGCGCAGGCTGGGAACGTTGATCATCAACGGCCTGCTGCGCGCGTTGCTCGGTTTCAAAGGCACCGACACCCACGGGCTCAAGGCCTTTCGCAGGCGCGCGCTCAGCGACCTTGCCGAACGCTGCGTGGTCGATCGGGACCTGTTTGCGAGCGAGTTCGTCATCCGCAGCGAGCGGGCGGGCATCGGCATACGTGAGATACCGGTGCGGGTACTGGAAAAACGGCCGCCCTCCATTCACCTTCTGCGGCGGGTGCCCAACGTGCTGTTCAATATGGGACGCCTGGTGCTAGCCATTCGCCTCAAGAGCTAACCGTGCGCCTGGCTGCAGTATCGGTCGATCTCGATGAAGTGCCTTGCTACGCAGCAATTCACGGCCTTGATCCGCCCCACACCGCGGCTGCCACGGCCGTGTACCGGCGCGCGCTCGCACGCTTCGAAGCCTTGTTCGGGGAGCTCGATCTGCGGGCAACGTTCTTCGTAATCGGCCGCGACTTGAGGTCTTGCGGCAATGCCGATCGAATCAGGAGGTTGCATGAGTCGGGTTACGAAATCGGAAACCACTCCGACAGCCACCTGTACGACCTGAGTCTGCGCGCTGTCGAGGTGATGCGCGGGGAGGTTGCACGCTGCAGCGAGCTGATCGCGGACTGCAT
Proteins encoded:
- a CDS encoding class I mannose-6-phosphate isomerase; amino-acid sequence: MNELLPLLLEPNNFAPEERTPWGGNKLVRGTKAGLARGSAAAAGAGSVGEAWELSLGPELPSRLLEGGAPLANAIRTSPLEWLGAEARLGRAGTALMVKLIDTREPLSLQVHPPDSYEGLGPDESGKEECWYVLDCRPGSGVMLGFRPGVTRARVARCLAAGRDPSHMLQFVHVAPGDFLMVAPGTPHAIGEGLTLAEVQHVLPGHRGVTYRYWDWGRRYDEDGKPSTGGESRTLHVESSLAVTAWDTHVNPERARARMGRVNRHAQPAIQWLCGTGTARVASTRLRVGIVAGHGSLPLPAANVLRALTVFDGRIELLSRPRCSVPCGYTAVLPASLGPLTARLHGAHAMLSAVLIPHPDRSELPAKA
- a CDS encoding FAD-dependent oxidoreductase, whose translation is MPLAMARRNDEEALTRAAPWWRFDRPMSQPPVQILGAGLTGMSAAYHLGDDCEVHEKQRRAGGHVVTDEDRGFRFDRTGHLLHLRDPDISSWVKQLLGEDALQISRRSRVFSHGTYTRYPYQANTFGLPPAVAYECLMGFLEALARREQMPEPASLEDYFLKFFGAGFSRHFMVPYNTKLWGVHPREITADWCSRFVPLPTLEDVIAGAVGLGGRELGYNATFTYPRRGIGTLSDAMRDLLGSTIRLGSAPRSIDWRAKRLIFEDRAVPYSVLISSAPLNKLVALLSGPPPEIIAAAAKLRCNGLYYLDVALDVPCGVDLHWAYVPEERFPFYRVGCYSNFSAEMAPEAKANLYVELSSRSPPDLRDLSPQIVQGLVEMGLVRSSDDVLFMRLRHMEHAYVVFDHEYYGALACIQDFLTHENILSAGRYGGWNYSSMEDALIYGREAAVRARALIG
- a CDS encoding glycosyltransferase, with the translated sequence MIYRDQAPYVTVVIPVYDEETILESAVRELLGRLDRFGWSYELVLSENGSTDATRQIASDLAREFPQVRQLNTEGANYGRALQRGILEARGQYVICDEIDLCDTDFHQRAMAILETGGTDFVVGSKVAAGSEDQRPLVRRLGTLIINGLLRALLGFKGTDTHGLKAFRRRALSDLAERCVVDRDLFASEFVIRSERAGIGIREIPVRVLEKRPPSIHLLRRVPNVLFNMGRLVLAIRLKS